The Eubalaena glacialis isolate mEubGla1 chromosome 3, mEubGla1.1.hap2.+ XY, whole genome shotgun sequence nucleotide sequence atggaggctcctttaaaaactaaaaataggagaCGGGAGGGTCCTCGGCTAAAGCCAAAGGCGGATCAAAGTGGTGGGACTCGCGCCACGGCCGCGGAGACGTAAAGGCCCTCCGCACTCCTCCTCGGCATCCGGGTCGGTGCTCGCCCTCGCTGTCCTGTCCCCGGCCCCATGGAGAAGACGGAGCTGATCCAGAAGGCCAAGCTGGCCGAGCAGGCCGAGCGCTACGACGACGTGGCCACCTGCATGAAGGCCGTGACGGAGCAGGGCGCCGAACTGTCCAACGAGGAGCGCAACCTGCTCTCGGTGGTGGCCTACAAGAACGTGGTCGGGGGCCGCAGGTCCGCCTGGAGGGTCATCTCGAGCATCGAGCAGAAGACCGACACCTCCGACCAGAAGCTGCAGCTGATTAAGGACTATCGGGAGAAAGTGGAGTCCGAACTGCGGTCCATGTGCACCACGGTCCTGGAATTGTTGGCTAAGTATTTAATAGCCAATGCAACTAATCCAGAGAGTAAGGTCTTCTATCTGAAGATGAAGGGGGATTATTTCCGGGACCTTGCTGAAGTTGCTTGTGGTGATGATCGGAAACGAACGATAGATAATTCCCAAGGAGCTTACCGAGAGGCTTTTGACATAAGCAAGAAAGAGATGCAACCCACACACCCAATCCGCCTGGGGCTGGCTCctaacttttctgtattttactaTGAGATCCTTAATAACCCAGAACTTGCCTGCACACTGGCTAAAACGGCTTCTGATGAGGCCATTGCAGAACTTGATACACTGAATGAAGACTCATACAAAGACAGCACCCTCATCATGCCGTTGCTTAGAGACAACCTAACATTATGGACATCAGACAGTGCAGGAGAAGAACGTGATGCGGCAGAAGGGGCAGAGAACTAAGTGCATACAGGGTGTCATCCTTCTTCCCCTCAAGAAACCTTTTTACTCATCTCCATTCCTTATTCCATTTGGATTTCCTATAGCAAAGAAACCCATTCATGTATGGAATCAACTGTTTATAGTCTTTTCACACTGCAGCTTTGGGAAAACTCCATTCCTTGATTTGTGTTTGTCTTGGCCTTCCTGGTGTGCAGTTACTGCTGTAGAAAAGTATTAATAGCTTCATTTCATATAAACATAAGTAACTTCCAAACACTTATGTAGAGGACTAAAAATGTATCTGGTATTTGAGTAATCTGAACCAGTTCTGCAAGTGACTGTGTTTTGTATTACTGTGAAGATATGAAAATGTAGTTAATTACAATTTAAACAGTGTTCTACATAACTTCTTAATTTCTACATTCCCTCCCTTACTCTTCTTCGGGGATTTTCTTTCAGTAAGCAACTTTTCCATCCTCTTAATATATTCCTTTTTGGTAGGAATCCAGAAGTATTAGATTGAATGGAAAAGCATTTGACGTTTTGAGGCTGGGGGTCACAAATTAAAATGCCTCCTGTATCATATATGATGGAGGTCTTGTGTATCTGTGACAACAGGGAGTTTCCTCATTCACTCTTCATTTGCTGCTGTTTAAGTTGACAACTTCCCTTCCCAATAAAAAttcacttacaaaaaaaaaaactaaaaatagagctaccatatgatccagcaatcccactcctgggcacatatccagaaaagatgaaaactctaattcaaaaagatatatatatataccgcaatgttcacagcagcactatttataatagccaagaaatggaagcaacttaagtatccaacaacagacaaatgaataaacaagatgcggtacatgtatacaatggaatattactcagccataaaaaggaatgaaattgggtcatttgtaaagatgtggatggacctagagactgtcatacagagtgaagtaagtcagagagagaaaaacaaatattgtatattaacacatatatgtggaatttagaaaaatggtatggatgatcctatttgcaaagcagaaatagagacacagacatagagaacaaatctatagataccaagggggaaggggggtgggaggaattgggagattgggattgacacatatacactattgatactacgtataaaataaatagctaatgAGAAcatgccgtatagcacagggaacttaatgcactgtggtgatctgaatgggaaggaagtccaaaagggaagggatatatgtatgtgtacggCTGACTCATTTTGCTGTGctgtagaaactaatacaacattgtaaagcaactatactccaataaaaattaattaaaaaataaaataatcaaaagttGATCCAAATAGTTGGACCTCACCAAGGTAGAGCTGCAGATCCAAGTTTCCCAAGTGTGAAATAGACAAGAAGGCTtgcattcaattttttttctttccgtaTAGGATTTGTTGggaagacaaagaagaagtgatTGGTGCCATATACAGGTAAGGATACAAGACTGGCACTTGTCTTATCTTAGGAAAACACAACCAGAAAGGATCTTAAAGATTATTTAACCAGGAGTTCCTAACCTGAACTCAGAAAACTAAGCTGTGATGGGCTTCAAAAAGTACGTAAATACTACCTGCTCCCCAAAATTGTATACaacattttgtgtatgtgtgtttctctGGAAAGAAGATCGTTTTCATAGTATTCTCTAAGGGTTTGTAACCTCCAAAAGTATTAAGTATAATTTAATTAACCATTAATACTATGATCTGATTACTCAGGTAAGAATGTTATTTGCTTTTCCTTCCCAAAGTTTCTTGTTCATTAGAactcaaacaaacagaaaagcaaataaataatatgtttGAAGTTGAGggcaaaaaagatacatgtaccccaatgttcacagcagcactgtttataatagccaagatatggaagcaacctaagtatccatcaacagataaatggataaacaagatgtagtatatatatgcaatggaatattactcagccataaaaaagaatgaaatattgtcatttgctgcaacatcgatggacctagagattatcatactaactgaagtcagaaagagaaagacaaatattatatgatatcacttatatgtggaatctaaaaaataatacaaatgaatctattaataaaacagaaacagactcatagacatagaaaataaacttatggctaccaaaggggaaggagagggggaggataaattaggagtatgggattaacagatacgactatatataaaatagataagcaacaagaatttacacagggaactatattcaatatcttgtaataatctataatggaaaataatctgaaaatatatttatacatataactgaattattttgctgtatacctgaaactaacaatattgcaaatcaattatacctcaattttttaaaaatgaattgcccattcaaaaatttttaaaaatggaaaatgaaaaatccacATGGAAGAACAGCTTGATTTCAAAAGTATGACTGCTCTCTTCTGAAAACTACATTGTCTGATATTTCCCAATATCATCAGGAACTACTGGTATTCacccacagcttttttttttttttaatgtatttacttttggttgtgttgggtcttcattgctgcacgcgggctttctctagttgcagtgagtgggggctactcttcgttgcggtgcatgggcttctcattgcggtggcttctcttgttgcagagcacgggctctaggcgcgcgggcttcagaagttgtggcacacgggcttagctgctccttggcatgtgggatcttcccggaccagggctcgaacccgtgtcccctgcattggcaggcggattcttaaccactgcgccaccagggaagtcctcacccACAGCTTTTAACAGCAGACTGGATAGTGCCTTTCTAGAATAACTGGGATGATTGCTTCAAGATAAACTACCTGGCAGGAGTAAGGAAAAGATATGAAAGATAATACattaagaacttttaaaagtcCACACTAAAGAAACATGCCTATGTGTAATAAAAATACTTGTTAATCCCCACAAAAATCCTGTAGCcgaattcttttccttttctttagaaTGTCAAAATCCACATTCAATTCAAATGTAAAAGGTGAAAAGGATTAAGTGAAAACATTCCCTCCCAACACTTTCCCCTAGATTCCCACTTACTCTCTTACAATAATAATCATTTCTTGGTTGTCTTTCTAAACCTATATTGTCTTTTAAAACCATATCCAAGGaaacacatattatatatgtattgtgtattatatatactCCCCGCCCCAGCACATACCCAGTGTTTTGCATTTAACAGTACGTTTTGGAGATCAATTCGTATTAAGACATAAAGAcggtttggagagagagagaagagcgcCTCAGACCTCGGTACCCGTAAGCGGGGAGGAGGCAAGAGAGAAGGACGCAGCGTCTGGGGAGCACCCAGGCTGTAAGACGGAGCTCAGGCTTCGAGAGCTAGAAGTGTGTGACGTGTCTGGGAAAGGCAGGAGCGCCTGCGGTTGGGCTGCTCTTGGCTAGCAAGGGGAGTCCGAGGAGGCGGCGAGGGGCGAACAGCCGACGCAAGATGGCGAGTCAAGAGATGTTTGAAGATACTGTGGAGGAGCGTGTCATCAATGAAGAATataaaatctggaagaagaatacACCGTTTCTGTATGACCTGGTTATGACCCATGCTCTTCAGTGGCCGAGTCTTACCGTTCAGTGGCTTCCTGAAGTGACTAAACCAGAAGGAAAGGATTATGCCCTTCATTGGCTAGTGCTGGGGACTCACACATCTGACGAGCAGAATCATCTCGTGGTTGCTCGAGTCCATATTCCGAATGATGATGCACAGTTTGATGCTTCCCACTGTGACAGTGAGAAGGGTGAATTTGGTGGCTTTGGTTCTGTAACAGGAAAAATTGaatgtgaaattaaaattaaCCACGAAGGAGAAGTAAACCGTGCTCGTTACATGCCGCAGAATCCTCACATCATTGCTACAAAAACGCCGTCTTCTGACGTGCTGGTTTTTGACTATACAAAGCACCCTGCTAAACCAGACCCAAGTGGAGAATGTAATCCTGATCTTAGGTTAAGAGGCCACCAAAAGGAAGGCTATGGTCTTTCTTGGAATTCTAATTTGAGTGGACATCTCTTAAGTGCATCTGACGACCATACTGTCTGTCTGTGGGCTATTAATGCAGGACCAAAGGAAGGCAAAATTGTGGATGCTAAAGCGATTTTTACTGGCCACTCGGCTGTTGTAGAGGATGTGGCCTGGCACCTGCTGCATGAGTCATTGTTTGGATCTGTTGCTGATGATCAGAAACTTATGATGTGGGACACCAGGTCCAACACCACCTCCAAGCCGAGCCACCTGCGCACACCGCCGAGGTCAATTGCCTGTCGTTCAATCCCTACAGCGAGTTCATTCTCGCAACTGGCTCTGCGGATAAGACTGTAGCTTTATGGGATCTGCGTAATTTAAAATTGAAACTCCATACCTTCGAATCTCATAAAGATGAAATTTTCCAGGTCCACTGGTCTCCACATAACGAAACTATTCTGGCTTCAAGTGGTACTGATCGCCGCCTGAACGTGTGGGATTTAAGCAAAATTGGAGAAGAACAATCAGCAGAAGATGCAGAAGATGGGCCTCCAGAGCTCCTGTTTATTATTATGGAGGACACACCGCCAAGATATCAGATTTTAGTTGGAACCCCATTGAGCCTTGGGTCATTTGCTCGGTGTCCGAGGATAACATCATGCAGATATGGCAAAtggctgaaaatatttacaatgatgAAGAGTCAGATGTCACAACATCGGAACTGGAGGGGCAAGGATCTTAAACCCAAAGTACAAGAAACATTTCTATTGAATGTAATGCTACACAAATGCTTGATTTATCAAGCGCCCAAATGGCATTGTATAGTAGGAAGTCTAAGTGGGGTGGCACATGGCGTTCTTTACCTTCTGATCCTAGCACTTTCAGGTGAGCTATTGCGTACTGTATCATATTGTAGCTTTTAGGGAATGTTGCTTAAGAAAGATCATCAgccattgttttaaaatacagtagCAGGGTACTGCCTTTGATTCAACTATTTTAAGTCCTTGTTTTCTCAAACTAAGTGCTTGCTGTTCCTAAATATGCAAGAATAACTTTTACACTTTTCCCCTCCAACACTTCTTGATTGGCTTTgcagaaataaagtttaaaaaaaaaaaaaaaaaagacataaagaccttcctcatttttttttttagtgtggcaTAGCATGACACTGTAAGGTTAATTGCATGTGCCATTATGTGTTTGTTTTAGTTtgtctgaggtttttttttttcccctggtatGAAACGTTAACAGATATggacttcaaaacaaaacaaaaacaaaaacaactgtaACCATAATATAACACTATTATCACActtaaattaacaataatttctcAATATCATCACACATCTAATCGATATCTGAGTTAAATGATCTCATgtcaattttaaaagcttttgacaatttGAATCACAATCTAAATAAGATCAATACGTTGCAGTTGATTGATGTTTTTAAAGCCCCTTTTAATCTGTAggttttccctcttttgtttcccttgcattttatttattaaagtacCCAGGATGTTGTCCTAGAGTTTCCCACAGTCAAGATCTTGCTGATTCTGTCTCTATGGTGTAGTTTAACATCCTCtgttctttctattttctatacATTCGTAGTTGGATCTAGGGGTTTGATCAGATTTCGttgtggttttgtgtgtgtgtgtgtgtgtgtgtgtgtgtgtggtgttctTTTATTAAAAGAACACCCTGTTGGTTATCTTCCTTTTTGTaatcttagtttcttttttaatggaaaagttgtaattaattttgaaacaaaatatCCCCTCTTTCAGAAAGAGGTGGTGGTTCAAACGACTTCTGTGACAGATGTAAGGCTGAGCAATCACCTTGTAAGAGAAATGGTCACACAAGAATAATTCAGGCAAAACAACAAATTCCTCATCATTTTCACTCTCAACAATAgtgatttcctttttcttaattagCTCTTAATCACCACAAGCTCCTCATTTTTTCCTGAGGTATTATTTCCAGGAGGCAGCCAAAAACGGCTCAGTGAATAAGCTGcttttcaaaatgaaacaaaatttggGCGAGTCGCCATTTATTTATGACCAAGGATCCTCGTGATCGAGCTCCGGCCTTCCCCCGAGGCGCTAAAGAGCAGTCTTATTTAACTCGagacctttctttcctttttcacctTTTTCCGGCCTCGGGCACCGGCACCGCGCAGGACAGGCCGCAAGGAGCCGGGATTTGCATGAACTCGGCCTCTCAGCCGGTCACCGAGTCACAGCATCTCAGAACCCCCAGCCAGTGAGCCGCGGAATCCCGCCCACCGCGTGGGCCTCCGCCCGGCCTGCCACGCtccggggcgggggtggtggtggtggtggctgtggctgGGGCCGGAGGGGCGGGGCCTCGAGGCTCCGCCCCGGTCGGCGTCTGCTCTCCGGCTCCGCAGCAGCCAGCTGACTCCAGTCGCGGAGCTGCCGCCTTCGCTTTCATCTCCGCCTCCGCCTCGGAGGATCCCGGCCAGGAGCGAGAGCCGGCCGCTGGCCCGCGAGCCGCCGCCGCCATGGGGAACCGCGTTTCGCGGGAAGACTTCGAGTGGGTCTACACCGACCAGCCCCACGCCAGTCGGCGCCAGGAGATCCTGGGTGAGGTCCGGGCCCGCGCCCCGTTATGTGCGTGCGCGGCCTCCCGCCACCGGACGCGCCCTCCTCGCGCGGCCCTTGCGTGCCCGAGGCCGGTTAAGAGTCGACTCCTTGCCGCGTCCCGCCGCCCCGGCCGCCTGGCCGAGCGGGAGAAGCCGGGGGAGGCGCTGGGCCggagcgggagggagggagggatcccCGCGCTCCCCCGTCCCACCGTGCGGCCCCGGCCCTTCGGCGGGGAGGCGCAGGCGCGCCCCCAAGCGCGGGCGTGCGGTCGGGGCCAGGGTTTGCTCAGAGCCGGGTCCCCGCGACTAGGCCTTCCTTGGGTAGATCCTCTCGCTTGGAGATTCTCGTGCCGCCGGTCGGCACCGTTTCCTCCCCGTCCccgtcctccccctccccctcccctcccctcccctcccctcccctcccctcccctcccctcccctccccctcccctccccctcccctccccctcccctccccctcctcttcctcctccccctcctcctccctcctcctccttcctcctccctcctcctccctcctcctccctctcccggTAGCCGGCCCCGGCAGAGCCAGGCTGCGAGCGTGTGCGAGGCAGGGCGTGGTCCTGGAGCATCTGGCGGCCCACGCGCAGGGCGCGCTGACGTTGGTCGGCGCCAGCAGGCCATCCTGCCGCCGGCGGCTGCTGCCTTGGGCCAGGGAGGGGACTCGTGGTACCCGACCCGTTTGATCCCAGGGGCTTCTCGGGCCGGAAGGGTAAGCGTTCCAGGGTCCGGATCCTGCTGCGCTCACGGTGTTCTCATTGATCCTCGCAACGAGGCTCATGCAAGAAGGGcagattcatatatatttttcatccaTCCCAGTTTTGTGGACGAAAAGGCTGAAGTATGGAAGACTTGCCAAGATTAGCTTTCTGGTTCCCTGACTGCTAGTTTAGGGCCTTTACACCAGGTTAGCTAGGCCTTATTCAACTCTCTAGAGGTGTAAGGCGCTCAGCTATTTGCAGCTTCTATATTATATAGAGAATTCTCTCATCTCTCCCAGAGTACTGTTAATGGTAAGCTAGGCATTGTGTTGAGTGCTTTACAAACATTACACAatttaatcctcccagtaatTAGGTAGGTGTTATCCCTGTTTTAAAGATGAGGTAAGAGTGAATAAGTAAATGTTAGAGGGGGATTCTGATCTGGGTTAGATTGCCTCCAAAGCATTGCTTTTAacctctttgctattgtttcaaaGATCTGGAAACTAGTGGGTGGTAAATTGAATAGGAGGAATTCTTTCTCATACACAGTATTCCCctagtttttttttctctgcatccATTTGTgcagtgaaaagaaaaagcaagcccCTGATTTTTGTTGGGTAAGTTAGAAATTTCATGTTTTCACAAAAAGAAAGGAGTTaaccctttaaaaactttcattgtCGAGCAGACTCTTCAGAGTTGTCTCTTGGACTGGAGTTCACCTTCTCCAGGTTGCctgcctcctgaataaagcaacctttcctttccaGCCAATACTTGTCTCTTGAGTCCCGCAAACAGCAGAACCAGGGTTTGGTAGCACGTGGTCACAGATCTAGTAAATGGAGGAATCTAGATTTAAACCCATATCCTTCTGACACTAGGGACTATTTTACACTGTTAAAGAACtttataaattgtttaaaaaaaaaaaagagtagatccCTTTGAAATGGATTTgttaaaattgaatcagtaagtTGGGAGCTTGAACGTTTATAGTTGCTATTAAGGGTATCCTTTTAAGAGAGTTTGGTTCTTGgatgctttcctttttatttttaatcaaaatgtgtattttgcaaaTCACACATAGGAGATAGCATATGGTACATTTTATCTATGCCTGATCAATACATAAGAATAATCTGGTATCCACGCTATAAAAACCAACTCCTGAATACTGGAACTTAGCTAtctatttaaaattcagaaaatcaAGGAAGTAAAAAGGTGCTTGTTCATGCTTATCTCAACACGGAACCTTTTTTCCACAAACTTATCATCACTGGACCGTTTCACTTGGAAAGTAAAAGGACTACATATTTCTCAATGAAAACGTCATTTTCCCTGCAGGTGTAAATAAATACTGCTCAGTGTTCCATTTCAGGGGTGGAGATGGAATACCctcaggaaagataaaaatctgGAGACTTGTTTAAATTATACTTAAATGATGAGATATTTCTCAAATGTATCAGGTTTTGGGGGGGAGAGAGGCACCAGAGAACATGGATACGTTGTTTAACAACCACCATCTGTACGCTAAATTTACAAAATTTATGTACGAAATTAATGAAGGCTAGGGACTAGACCATTATTAGTGGGTCAGATAATCACAAGAAATGCTCCTTTTACTGCTGTACTTCCACAgggaaaaagcatttttttttaacagccttactaagatataattcacaaactATAaagttccccccccccttttttttggccatgccacagggcatgtgggatcttaattccccgactagggatcaaacccgtgccccctgcattggaagcgcagagtcttaaccactggaccgccagggaagtcctgaaagttcacccatttaaagtgtacaattcagtgagtttttatagtgtattcacagagttttAAACTATCACTACAATCtaatttttagaaagtttttgtcaccctaaaaagaaaccctatacTCATAAGCAGTCTCCATATCTTCCGGTcctgggcaaccactaatc carries:
- the LOC133087741 gene encoding 14-3-3 protein theta-like, which codes for MEKTELIQKAKLAEQAERYDDVATCMKAVTEQGAELSNEERNLLSVVAYKNVVGGRRSAWRVISSIEQKTDTSDQKLQLIKDYREKVESELRSMCTTVLELLAKYLIANATNPESKVFYLKMKGDYFRDLAEVACGDDRKRTIDNSQGAYREAFDISKKEMQPTHPIRLGLAPNFSVFYYEILNNPELACTLAKTASDEAIAELDTLNEDSYKDSTLIMPLLRDNLTLWTSDSAGEERDAAEGAEN
- the LOC133087742 gene encoding LOW QUALITY PROTEIN: histone-binding protein RBBP7-like (The sequence of the model RefSeq protein was modified relative to this genomic sequence to represent the inferred CDS: inserted 1 base in 1 codon; deleted 2 bases in 1 codon), with protein sequence MASQEMFEDTVEERVINEEYKIWKKNTPFLYDLVMTHALQWPSLTVQWLPEVTKPEGKDYALHWLVLGTHTSDEQNHLVVARVHIPNDDAQFDASHCDSEKGEFGGFGSVTGKIECEIKINHEGEVNRARYMPQNPHIIATKTPSSDVLVFDYTKHPAKPDPSGECNPDLRLRGHQKEGYGLSWNSNLSGHLLSASDDHTVCLWAINAGPKEGKIVDAKAIFTGHSAVVEDVAWHLLHESLFGSVADDQKLMMWDTRSNTTSKPSHXAHTAEVNCLSFNPYSEFILATGSADKTVALWDLRNLKLKLHTFESHKDEIFQVHWSPHNETILASSGTDRRLNVWDLSKIGEEQSAEDAEDGPPELLFIYGGHTAKISDFSWNPIEPWVICSVSEDNIMQIWQMAENIYNDEESDVTTSELEGQGS